In a single window of the Nilaparvata lugens isolate BPH chromosome 1, ASM1435652v1, whole genome shotgun sequence genome:
- the LOC111053070 gene encoding sorbitol dehydrogenase-like isoform X1 encodes MAAIDNLTAILYKKEDLRLEQKPIPEIQDDEVLIKMACVGICGSDVHYLVHGRIADYVVDSPMIIGHEASGTVVKTGKDVSNLKEGDRVAIEPGVSCRKCRICKEGRYNLCAGMRFCATPPYDGNLCRYYAHAADFCYKIPDSVSFEEAALIEPLSVGMHACRRGKLQIGDTVLVIGAGPIGLVTLICAKAMGARRVIITDLLDFKLEVAKELGADHTLLVKPSDDEKEVTKKIQEILEGNLPDITIDCSGFESTIKLGLQATRNGGTLVLVGMGAQEVKLPLLAAMCREVDIKGVFRYANDYPVVLSMISSGKLNLKKLITHKFNLEETLEAFNTARTGKGNPIKVMIYCDKNLNR; translated from the exons ATGGCTGCTATTGATAACCTGACTGCTATTCTGTACAAGAAGGAAGATTTACGATTG GAACAGAAGCCAATCCCAGAAATCCAAGATGATG AGGTACTCATCAAGATGGCTTGCGTTGGAATCTGTGGCTCAGATGTGCACTACCTAGTTCACGGACGAATTGCTGACTATGTGGTCGATAGTCCAATGATCATAGGTCATGAGGCAAGCGGCACTGTTGTTAAAACTGGAAAGGACGTATCCAATCTTAAAGAAG GTGATAGAGTAGCAATAGAGCCAGGCGTCTCGTGTAGAAAATGCCGAATTTGCAAGGAGGGCAGATACAACTTGTGTGCTGGCATGCGTTTCTGTGCGACTCCTCCCTACGATGGCAATCTGTGTCGTTATTATGCGCATGCGGCTGATTTTTGCTACAA gATACCAGATTCTGTGAGTTTCGAGGAAGCAGCGTTGATAGAGCCCCTCTCGGTGGGAATGCATGCTTGTCGAAGGGGAAAGCTGCAAATTGGAGATACTGTTCTGGTGATAGGTGCTGGACCCATAGGGCTGGTTACTCTCATATGTGCCAAAGCTATGGGCGCCAGAAGAGTAATTATAACAG ATCTGTTGGATTTCAAACTGGAAGTAGCCAAGGAACTAGGGGCCGACCACACTCTACTCGTGAAACCAAGTGATGATGAAAAGGAAGTGACCAAAAAAATTCAGGAGATACTTGAAGGCAACCTTCCTGACATCACTATTGATTGCAGTGGATTCGAGTCAACCATTAAATTGGGACTACAG GCCACCAGGAACGGAGGAACTTTGGTGTTAGTAGGAATGGGCGCACAAGAAGTGAAACTGCCTCTTCTGGCTGCAATGTGCCGAGAAGTTGATATCAAAGGAGTATTTCGTTATGCAAATGA CTATCCGGTTGTTTTATCAATGATATCTTCAGGCAAATTGAATCTGAAGAAGCTGATAACACACAAATTCAATCTTGAGGAAACACTGGAAGCTTTCAATACAGCCAGGACTGGGAAAGGCAATCCTATCAAAGTGATGATTTACTGTGATAAAAATTTGAATCGATGA
- the LOC120349443 gene encoding uncharacterized protein LOC120349443 — translation MCSSSPVQVNPDYLTVLPPTRTRRPLLQSTVNPPYPNETPLKNYTLRQANDKPKWFKQTLVTMMIRANVDSEMKPYGIYTLNYVSFKDLMKATFSFGNVFYSKKQASQT, via the exons ATGTGTTCATCATCGCCAGTGCAAGTGAATCCTGATTATCTGACCGTGCTACCGCCTACCAGAACGAGGAGACCGCTCTTACAGTCCACTGTGAACCCGCCATACCCAAATGAGACGCCTTTAaag aattataccTTACGACAAGCCAACGACAAGCCAAAATGGTTCAAGCAGACTCTAGTAACAATGATGATACGCGCCAATGTCGACTCAGAAATGAAGCCTTATGGCATCTACACGCTCAACTATGTGTCATTCAAAGAT TTAATGAAAGCAACCTTTTCATTTGGAAACGTATTCTACAGTAAAAAACAGGCCAGTCAGACGTGA
- the LOC111053070 gene encoding sorbitol dehydrogenase-like isoform X2, giving the protein MAAIDNLTAILYKKEDLRLEQKPIPEIQDDEVLIKMACVGICGSDVHYLVHGRIADYVVDSPMIIGHEASGTVVKTGKDVSNLKEGDRVAIEPGVSCRKCRICKEGRYNLCAGMRFCATPPYDGNLCRYYAHAADFCYKIPDSVSFEEAALIEPLSVGMHACRRGKLQIGDTVLVIGAGPIGLVTLICAKAMGARRVIITDLLDFKLEVAKELGADHTLLVKPSDDEKEVTKKIQEILEGNLPDITIDCSGFESTIKLGLQATRNGGTLVLVGMGAQEVKLPLLAAMCREVDIKGVFRYANDYPVVLSMISSGKLNLKKLITHKFNLEETLEAFNTARTGKGNPIKVMIYCDKNLNR; this is encoded by the exons ATGGCTGCTATTGATAACCTGACTGCTATTCTGTACAAGAAGGAAGATTTACGATTG GAACAGAAGCCAATCCCAGAAATCCAAGATGATG AGGTACTCATCAAGATGGCTTGCGTTGGAATCTGTGGCTCAGATGTGCACTACCTAGTTCACGGACGAATTGCTGACTATGTGGTCGATAGTCCAATGATCATAGGTCATGAGGCAAGCGGCACTGTTGTTAAAACTGGAAAGGACGTATCCAATCTTAAAGAAG GTGATAGAGTAGCAATAGAGCCAGGCGTTTCGTGTAGAAAATGCCGAATTTGCAAGGAGGGCAGATACAACTTGTGTGCTGGCATGCGGTTCTGTGCGACTCCTCCCTACGATGGCAATCTGTGTCGTTATTATGCACATGCGGCTGATTTTTGCTACAA gATACCAGATTCTGTGAGTTTCGAGGAAGCAGCGTTGATAGAGCCCCTCTCGGTGGGAATGCATGCTTGTCGAAGGGGAAAGCTGCAAATTGGAGATACTGTTCTGGTGATAGGTGCTGGACCCATAGGGCTGGTTACTCTCATATGTGCCAAAGCTATGGGCGCCAGAAGAGTAATTATAACAG ATCTGTTGGATTTCAAACTGGAAGTAGCCAAGGAACTAGGGGCCGACCACACTCTACTCGTGAAACCAAGTGATGATGAAAAGGAAGTGACCAAAAAAATTCAGGAGATACTTGAAGGCAACCTTCCTGACATCACTATTGATTGCAGTGGATTCGAGTCAACCATTAAATTGGGACTACAG GCCACCAGGAACGGAGGAACTTTGGTGTTAGTAGGAATGGGCGCACAAGAAGTGAAACTGCCTCTTCTGGCTGCAATGTGCCGAGAAGTTGATATCAAAGGAGTATTTCGTTATGCAAATGA CTATCCGGTTGTTTTATCAATGATATCTTCAGGCAAATTGAATCTGAAGAAGCTGATAACACACAAATTCAATCTTGAGGAAACACTGGAAGCTTTCAATACAGCCAGGACTGGGAAAGGCAATCCTATCAAAGTGATGATTTACTGTGATAAAAATTTGAATCGATGA